In Chloroflexota bacterium, the following are encoded in one genomic region:
- a CDS encoding SDR family NAD(P)-dependent oxidoreductase: protein MKDLHDRVIIITGASGGIGAAAARAFARVGAHVALAARRPEALEVVAARVRALGREALTVPTDVTRRADVAALVARTREHFGRLDGVVANAGVYLRSPIRDLTPDLLERSLAVNFYGGVYLVLEALPHLLARGEGHIVLVTSMDGKKGLPPDAPYVAAKFALSGFGDVLRQELHGTGVGVSTVFPGRVDTPMIADLKVPWISAKIPPEAVAQAIVRAVQRNRAEVIVPFQARLLYWAQCFAPRLADWAVRAFRLQGWE, encoded by the coding sequence ATGAAAGATCTCCATGACCGTGTCATCATCATCACCGGCGCTTCTGGCGGCATTGGTGCTGCCGCAGCGCGGGCTTTCGCGCGTGTCGGGGCGCATGTGGCGCTGGCCGCGCGCCGTCCTGAAGCGCTGGAAGTCGTGGCCGCGCGGGTGCGCGCCCTGGGCCGGGAAGCCCTGACCGTGCCCACCGATGTTACCCGCCGCGCCGATGTAGCCGCGCTGGTGGCGCGCACCCGTGAGCACTTTGGGCGCCTGGATGGCGTGGTGGCTAATGCCGGGGTGTACCTCCGCAGCCCAATTCGCGACCTCACCCCCGATTTGCTGGAACGTTCCCTGGCCGTCAACTTCTATGGTGGGGTGTATCTGGTGCTGGAAGCCCTGCCGCACCTGCTGGCGCGGGGCGAAGGCCATATCGTGCTGGTCACTTCCATGGATGGCAAAAAGGGGCTGCCCCCCGATGCTCCTTACGTCGCGGCCAAGTTTGCCCTCAGCGGCTTTGGCGATGTGCTGCGGCAGGAACTCCACGGCACCGGCGTGGGCGTCAGCACCGTGTTCCCCGGGCGGGTAGATACGCCGATGATTGCCGACCTCAAAGTGCCGTGGATCTCGGCCAAGATTCCGCCGGAAGCCGTGGCGCAGGCCATCGTGCGGGCGGTGCAGCGCAACCGCGCCGAGGTCATCGTGCCCTTTCAGGCGCGCTTGCTCTATTGGGCGCAGTGCTTCGCCCCCCGCCTGGCCGACTGGGCAGTGCGGGCGTTCCGCTTGCAGGGGTGGGAATAA
- a CDS encoding sulfotransferase, whose product MTFNARLMLRLLSHSFFRSRNTPGRLCPQRVGFLVTQMLLFYPLLGAAHRLAWAADRLLFPGFRRQEVREPVFIAATQRSGTTLLMRTLQRDPQFVPMDLWESLLAPSVVQRKLAWAVKALDDRLGQPLQRGWVRLEARWSQMPNARDYFRVHRLSFLQPEEDVQLLLHQAACYDLLAFFPFPELLADYADYSRRVPAKRRRQEMAFYRSMLQRHLYAHGGGRHLSKPPTFSSAMPDLRAAFPDAKFIHLVRHPAEVIPSAVALWYGHWRMNGCPGDVRREARILAEVYCLWYRRLHEDLADLPPNRYVRVGFRDLTQNYRQTVHRIYEQLELAMPPALARYLEAEDARVRAYRSPNKYTLEQWGLSREDLARLCAGVAEMYGFTF is encoded by the coding sequence ATGACCTTCAACGCCCGCCTGATGCTGCGCTTGCTTTCCCATAGTTTCTTCCGCTCTCGCAACACGCCCGGGCGGCTGTGCCCGCAGCGCGTGGGTTTCCTCGTTACCCAAATGCTGCTGTTCTACCCCCTGCTAGGGGCGGCGCACCGCCTTGCCTGGGCAGCCGACCGCCTGCTCTTCCCCGGTTTTCGGCGGCAGGAAGTGCGCGAGCCGGTTTTCATTGCCGCAACCCAGCGTTCCGGCACCACCTTGCTCATGCGTACCTTGCAGCGCGACCCCCAGTTCGTGCCGATGGATTTGTGGGAAAGCCTGCTGGCGCCCTCGGTGGTGCAGCGCAAACTTGCCTGGGCGGTAAAAGCGCTGGATGATCGGCTGGGGCAGCCTTTGCAGCGTGGCTGGGTGCGTCTGGAAGCCCGTTGGAGCCAGATGCCCAACGCACGCGATTACTTTCGCGTCCATCGCCTGAGTTTTCTGCAGCCTGAGGAAGACGTCCAACTGCTGCTGCACCAGGCGGCCTGCTACGACCTGCTGGCGTTCTTCCCTTTCCCGGAACTGCTGGCCGATTACGCCGATTATTCCCGCCGGGTGCCCGCAAAGCGCCGCCGCCAGGAAATGGCCTTCTACCGCAGCATGTTGCAGCGTCACCTCTACGCGCACGGCGGCGGGCGGCATCTGAGCAAACCGCCCACCTTCTCTTCGGCCATGCCCGACCTGCGCGCCGCCTTCCCCGATGCCAAATTCATCCATCTGGTGCGCCATCCGGCCGAAGTCATCCCTTCGGCGGTGGCGCTGTGGTACGGCCACTGGCGCATGAACGGCTGCCCCGGCGATGTGCGGCGGGAGGCCCGTATCCTGGCTGAGGTGTATTGCCTCTGGTATCGCCGTTTACACGAAGACCTGGCCGACCTGCCCCCGAACCGTTATGTGCGGGTTGGCTTTCGCGACCTGACGCAAAATTACCGCCAGACGGTGCACCGCATTTACGAGCAACTGGAACTCGCCATGCCGCCCGCGCTGGCGCGCTATCTGGAAGCCGAAGACGCCCGCGTGCGGGCTTACCGCAGCCCGAACAAATACACGCTGGAACAGTGGGGGCTGAGCCGGGAAGACCTGGCCCGCCTGTGTGCCGGCGTGGCCGAGATGTACGGTTTCACGTTTTGA
- the uppP gene encoding undecaprenyl-diphosphatase UppP — protein sequence MTLFQAFVLGIVQGLTEFLPISSSGHLVLVPHLLGWHFPKDVAFVFDVLVQMGTLLAVIVYFWDDLWGITVGFLEALARRRPLETAEARLGWYLILATLPAVAGGLWLKDSVEAAFSSPRAVGFFLWGTAALLVLGELVGRRRRNLAQLNWGDALVMGLFQVLALFPGVSRSGSTISGGMVRHLDRPTAARFSFLMSVPVMLGAGVVALKDLLTLPALGAAWLPVLVGFLTAAAVGYLAIRWLLRYLGSHSLYVFAVYCVLVGTLILVTLP from the coding sequence ATGACGCTTTTCCAGGCTTTCGTTTTGGGCATCGTGCAGGGTCTGACCGAGTTCCTGCCGATTTCCAGTTCCGGCCATCTGGTGCTGGTGCCGCACCTGCTGGGCTGGCACTTCCCGAAAGATGTGGCCTTTGTGTTCGATGTGCTGGTGCAAATGGGCACCCTGCTGGCGGTCATTGTCTATTTCTGGGATGACCTCTGGGGCATCACGGTGGGCTTTCTGGAAGCCCTGGCCCGCCGCCGCCCGTTGGAAACCGCCGAGGCCCGTTTGGGGTGGTATCTCATCCTGGCAACGCTGCCCGCGGTGGCCGGGGGGCTGTGGCTGAAAGATTCGGTGGAAGCGGCGTTTTCCTCGCCGCGAGCGGTGGGCTTTTTCCTCTGGGGCACGGCGGCGCTGCTGGTGCTGGGGGAACTCGTCGGCCGCCGTCGCCGCAACCTGGCTCAACTCAACTGGGGCGACGCCCTCGTGATGGGGCTGTTCCAGGTGTTGGCGCTGTTTCCCGGCGTTTCGCGCAGCGGCAGCACCATCAGCGGCGGCATGGTGCGCCACCTGGACCGCCCGACCGCGGCGCGCTTTTCCTTCCTCATGTCCGTGCCGGTGATGCTGGGGGCGGGGGTGGTCGCGCTCAAGGACTTGCTCACCCTGCCTGCCCTGGGCGCCGCCTGGCTGCCGGTGCTGGTGGGTTTCCTGACGGCCGCCGCGGTGGGCTATCTCGCCATCCGCTGGCTGCTGCGCTACCTCGGCAGCCACAGTTTGTATGTTTTCGCCGTTTATTGCGTTTTGGTAGGCACACTCATTTTGGTGACCCTGCCCTGA
- a CDS encoding PDZ domain-containing protein, producing the protein MHKSWRLVFFVVVAAALLLAACGPATPIPSPTPSEATAAPAAAASPTPLPAISGPSAVKVTGEFDYTNDIITTYYVEQAVALVDMYGFVTRNRDWEIPVESQVLGYLKLDPKAKHGTYEIELPARPEAHFADVDNNGHKDKGVQIFAVSYWPNLTGGPYSVGDDRSYGWPGYLASVKTDSENQDEVIGGKLVVWAPDSQQEFPTGFGPDGKLFTKDDPVAPIPAGYTIVDLNQKPFKFIRAEVADLTLYEPKEAAIKDFSKLSYTEAFDKLFAFARKEYAFNGYPNKEPDWDALYKELKPRVEEAQKNNDPNAFWLALRDFTWAFKDGHVGLSMTEYGYQLFMKATEGGYGFAIRRMDDGRYLVVYVLKGGPADEAGIQKGAIVTEFNGQPIDEALKKIKPWSLPMSTEWALRYQQARYLLRAQPGDKATVTFINPGTQQPKTVKLTAVAERDSFNYTSIYHNAPKQTYLPVDYRILDSGVGYIRINSNYDDLNLIIRLFERALKQFQAKKVPGLIIDMRYNSGGAPLGLAGFFTKKTITLGQLEYYSDKTGKFEPEGEPDKFLPNEEQYHFDKLAVLVGPACYSACELEAYGFSKVPGAMVIGEYPTSGTEAEVSRGQIKMPDGLSMQIPTGRFVNPDGSLFLEGQGVQPTLRVPLTPKTLLRDDDVVLKVAEEAILKPAGAGIEPSGPPQLVAPDKAQGYLLSGTKFLEDLAREKPTAEDFARPGTITYTVPVSDGTKPLVWSYGWCASDKDTLADNFKHIQLTFTLDGQVVPADALSTYEYQTRQGLSCRLVYAVLKDWPAGEHHLSIKATFTQKINDGQDDYPAGDYILAYNVYVKP; encoded by the coding sequence ATGCATAAATCTTGGCGTTTGGTCTTCTTTGTTGTGGTGGCCGCGGCGCTTTTGCTGGCTGCTTGCGGTCCGGCGACGCCCATTCCTTCGCCGACGCCGTCTGAGGCAACGGCTGCTCCCGCTGCCGCGGCTTCGCCGACGCCGCTGCCTGCCATCAGCGGCCCCAGCGCCGTGAAGGTTACCGGCGAATTCGATTACACCAACGACATCATTACGACCTACTACGTCGAGCAGGCCGTGGCGCTGGTGGATATGTACGGCTTTGTCACCCGCAACCGCGATTGGGAAATCCCGGTGGAATCGCAGGTGCTGGGGTATCTCAAACTCGACCCCAAAGCCAAGCATGGCACTTATGAAATCGAATTGCCGGCGCGCCCTGAAGCCCACTTTGCCGATGTGGACAACAACGGCCACAAGGACAAAGGCGTGCAGATTTTCGCCGTCAGTTACTGGCCCAACCTGACCGGCGGCCCTTATTCGGTAGGCGACGACCGCTCTTACGGCTGGCCGGGGTATCTGGCTTCCGTGAAAACCGATTCGGAAAATCAGGATGAAGTCATCGGCGGCAAACTGGTGGTGTGGGCGCCTGACAGCCAGCAGGAATTCCCCACCGGCTTTGGCCCCGATGGCAAACTCTTTACCAAAGACGACCCCGTCGCGCCCATTCCGGCGGGTTATACCATCGTCGACCTCAACCAGAAGCCTTTCAAATTCATCCGCGCCGAGGTGGCCGACCTGACGCTCTACGAGCCGAAAGAGGCGGCAATCAAGGACTTCTCTAAACTTTCCTATACCGAAGCCTTCGACAAACTGTTCGCGTTTGCCCGCAAGGAGTACGCCTTCAATGGGTATCCCAACAAAGAACCGGATTGGGACGCCCTTTACAAAGAACTCAAGCCGCGGGTCGAGGAGGCTCAAAAGAACAACGACCCCAACGCCTTCTGGCTGGCGCTGCGCGATTTCACCTGGGCTTTCAAAGACGGCCACGTGGGCCTCAGCATGACCGAGTACGGCTATCAGCTCTTCATGAAGGCCACTGAAGGCGGCTATGGCTTCGCCATTCGGCGGATGGACGATGGCCGCTATCTGGTGGTGTATGTGCTCAAGGGCGGCCCGGCCGATGAGGCGGGGATCCAGAAGGGCGCGATCGTGACCGAGTTCAACGGCCAGCCGATTGACGAGGCGCTGAAAAAGATCAAGCCGTGGTCGCTGCCGATGTCCACCGAATGGGCGCTGCGCTACCAGCAGGCGCGTTACCTGCTGCGCGCCCAGCCCGGCGACAAAGCCACGGTGACCTTCATCAACCCCGGCACACAGCAGCCCAAGACGGTGAAACTGACCGCCGTTGCCGAGCGCGACAGTTTCAACTACACTTCCATTTACCACAATGCCCCCAAGCAAACCTACCTGCCGGTGGACTACCGCATTCTGGATTCCGGTGTGGGTTACATCCGCATCAATTCCAACTACGACGACCTCAACCTCATCATCCGGCTGTTCGAGCGGGCGCTGAAGCAGTTCCAGGCGAAGAAGGTGCCGGGGCTGATCATCGACATGCGCTACAACAGCGGCGGCGCACCGCTGGGGCTGGCGGGTTTCTTCACCAAAAAGACCATCACCCTCGGTCAACTGGAATACTACAGCGACAAGACCGGCAAGTTCGAGCCGGAAGGCGAGCCGGACAAGTTCCTGCCCAACGAAGAACAATATCACTTCGATAAACTGGCCGTGCTGGTGGGGCCCGCGTGTTACAGCGCCTGTGAGTTGGAAGCCTATGGCTTCAGCAAAGTGCCCGGCGCGATGGTGATTGGGGAATACCCCACCAGCGGCACGGAAGCCGAGGTTTCCCGCGGGCAAATCAAGATGCCCGATGGCCTTTCTATGCAGATTCCCACGGGGCGCTTTGTGAACCCCGACGGTTCGCTCTTCCTGGAAGGCCAGGGCGTGCAGCCCACCCTGCGGGTGCCATTGACCCCCAAGACCCTGCTGCGGGACGACGACGTCGTGCTCAAGGTCGCCGAGGAAGCCATCCTCAAGCCCGCGGGCGCGGGCATTGAACCTTCGGGCCCGCCGCAGTTGGTGGCCCCCGACAAAGCGCAAGGGTATTTGCTGAGCGGCACCAAGTTCCTGGAAGACCTGGCGCGCGAGAAACCCACGGCAGAAGACTTTGCCAGGCCGGGCACCATCACCTACACCGTGCCGGTGAGCGATGGCACCAAGCCGTTGGTGTGGTCGTATGGCTGGTGCGCCAGCGACAAAGACACCCTCGCCGACAACTTCAAGCACATTCAACTGACGTTCACCCTGGACGGCCAGGTCGTGCCTGCTGACGCCCTCTCGACTTACGAGTATCAGACCAGGCAGGGCCTTTCGTGCCGCCTGGTGTATGCCGTGTTGAAAGACTGGCCTGCCGGCGAGCACCACCTCAGCATCAAGGCCACTTTCACGCAGAAAATCAACGATGGCCAGGATGACTACCCCGCCGGCGATTACATTTTGGCCTACAATGTCTATGTCAAGCCGTAA
- a CDS encoding insulinase family protein, with protein sequence MHHTLLIRTESKREQKPAGAFVPSHRAPCSIIHELARKAFIMGTTTLSRGGSMLTTTLSNGLTVFLKEIHTAPIISHWVWYRVGSRDEIPGITGISHWVEHMQFKGTPKFPAGVLDKAISRTGGTWNAFTYLDWTTFYETLPADQVQLALDLESDRMVNSRFDPDEVASERTVVISERQGNENEPSFLLAEEVQAAAFRVHSYHHEVIGDLADLETMTRDDLYRHYRTYYIPNNAVLAIAGDFQAEAMLQRVQEAYGSIPAGEAPPRRARPEPPQRGERRVTVEGPGETVFLQVAYHAPNATHPDFFPLLALDSLLSGPTNLNLFGSGLTNKTSRLYRALVDTQYAVSVGGVLHPTIDPYLYTLHAIVHPDRTAEETLQALDGEIARLQDAPPPEDDLQRALKQARALFAYGSESISNQAFWMGYSAMFADYAWYTRFLERLEAVTPEDVQRVAQTYLRPQNRVVGVYLPANEVSQ encoded by the coding sequence ATGCATCACACGCTCCTCATTCGGACTGAATCGAAAAGGGAACAAAAACCAGCGGGCGCGTTTGTACCTTCCCATCGCGCGCCATGCTCGATTATACACGAACTTGCCAGGAAAGCGTTTATAATGGGAACCACCACTCTCTCCCGCGGAGGTTCCATGCTCACCACCACCCTGTCCAACGGCCTCACCGTTTTCCTCAAAGAAATCCACACCGCGCCCATCATCAGCCACTGGGTGTGGTACCGCGTCGGCTCGCGCGACGAAATCCCCGGCATCACCGGCATTTCCCACTGGGTCGAGCACATGCAGTTCAAGGGCACGCCCAAATTCCCCGCGGGCGTGCTCGACAAGGCCATCTCCCGCACCGGCGGCACCTGGAACGCCTTCACCTACCTGGACTGGACCACCTTCTACGAAACCCTGCCCGCCGACCAGGTGCAACTGGCCCTCGACCTGGAAAGCGACCGCATGGTCAACAGCCGCTTCGACCCCGACGAGGTGGCTTCCGAGCGCACCGTGGTGATTTCCGAGCGGCAGGGCAACGAAAACGAGCCTTCCTTCCTGCTGGCCGAAGAGGTGCAGGCCGCGGCCTTTCGGGTGCATTCCTACCACCACGAGGTCATCGGCGACCTGGCCGACCTGGAAACCATGACCCGCGACGACCTCTACCGCCACTACCGCACCTACTACATCCCCAACAACGCGGTGCTGGCCATCGCGGGCGACTTCCAGGCCGAAGCCATGCTCCAGCGGGTGCAGGAAGCCTACGGCAGCATCCCTGCGGGGGAAGCCCCGCCCCGCCGCGCCCGCCCGGAACCGCCCCAGCGCGGCGAGCGCCGCGTCACCGTGGAAGGCCCCGGCGAAACCGTCTTCCTGCAGGTGGCCTACCACGCCCCCAACGCCACCCACCCCGACTTCTTCCCGCTGCTGGCGCTGGACAGCCTCCTCAGCGGCCCCACCAACCTCAACCTGTTCGGCAGCGGCCTGACCAACAAGACCTCGCGCCTCTACCGCGCCCTGGTAGATACGCAATATGCCGTCAGTGTGGGCGGCGTGCTGCACCCCACCATCGACCCCTACCTCTACACCCTGCACGCCATCGTGCACCCCGACCGCACCGCCGAAGAAACCCTGCAAGCCTTAGACGGCGAAATCGCCCGCCTGCAAGACGCCCCGCCCCCCGAAGACGACCTGCAGCGCGCCCTCAAACAGGCGCGCGCCCTCTTTGCCTACGGCAGCGAGAGCATCTCCAATCAGGCCTTCTGGATGGGCTACAGCGCCATGTTCGCCGACTACGCATGGTACACCCGCTTCCTGGAACGCCTGGAAGCCGTCACGCCGGAAGACGTCCAGCGGGTTGCCCAAACCTACCTGCGCCCGCAGAACCGCGTCGTCGGCGTGTATCTCCCCGCCAACGAGGTTTCCCAATGA
- a CDS encoding peptidase M19 yields the protein MVHPLPGTPGSRHAGRRPAGCPNLPAPAEPRRRRVSPRQRGFPMIIDAHEDLAWNMLTFGRDYTRSAAETRRAEAETGSTAPQVNGNTLLGYPDYLRGQVGIVFGTLFAAPNRRKAGQWDTPTYANAEEAHRLYRAQVEAYHRLTAEHPDKFRLLRTRADLNAHIAEWKQKPAEAAKPIGLVILMEGAEGVRTPDELPAWWESGVRVIGPAWAGTRFCGGTGEPGPLTDEGRALLRGMAAAGFLLDLSHMDAEAAREAVETYEGGVIASHANPAALLPESNSNRFLPDDVIDALAARDGVIGIVPFNRFLDAAWKPGDPRLPLEKVVEHIDYICQRTGSSRHVALGSDFDGGFGVESVPAGIDTVADLQKLAPLLEARGYTNDDIAAIFAHNWLRKLKAILP from the coding sequence ATGGTACACCCGCTTCCTGGAACGCCTGGAAGCCGTCACGCCGGAAGACGTCCAGCGGGTTGCCCAAACCTACCTGCGCCCGCAGAACCGCGTCGTCGGCGTGTATCTCCCCGCCAACGAGGTTTCCCAATGATCATCGATGCCCATGAAGATTTAGCCTGGAACATGCTCACCTTCGGGCGCGACTACACCCGCAGCGCCGCCGAAACCCGCCGCGCCGAAGCCGAAACCGGCAGCACTGCCCCGCAGGTCAACGGCAACACCCTGCTGGGCTACCCCGACTACCTGCGCGGGCAGGTGGGCATCGTGTTCGGCACCCTCTTTGCCGCCCCCAACCGCCGCAAAGCCGGTCAGTGGGATACGCCCACCTACGCCAACGCCGAAGAGGCCCACCGCCTCTACCGCGCCCAGGTGGAAGCCTACCACCGCCTGACCGCAGAGCATCCCGACAAATTCCGCCTGCTGCGCACCCGCGCCGACCTGAACGCCCACATCGCCGAATGGAAGCAAAAGCCCGCCGAAGCCGCCAAACCCATTGGGCTGGTGATTTTGATGGAAGGCGCCGAGGGCGTCCGCACGCCCGACGAACTGCCCGCGTGGTGGGAAAGCGGCGTGCGCGTCATCGGCCCCGCGTGGGCAGGCACCCGCTTCTGCGGCGGCACCGGCGAGCCGGGCCCCCTCACCGACGAAGGCCGCGCCCTGCTGCGCGGCATGGCCGCGGCGGGCTTCCTGCTGGATCTCAGCCACATGGACGCCGAGGCCGCCCGGGAAGCCGTGGAAACCTACGAAGGCGGCGTGATCGCCAGCCACGCCAATCCCGCCGCGCTGCTGCCCGAAAGCAACAGCAACCGCTTCCTGCCCGACGATGTCATCGACGCCCTCGCCGCCCGCGACGGCGTGATCGGCATCGTGCCCTTCAACCGCTTTTTGGATGCCGCCTGGAAGCCCGGCGACCCGCGCCTCCCGCTGGAAAAGGTCGTAGAGCACATCGACTACATCTGCCAGCGCACCGGCAGCAGCCGCCATGTGGCCCTCGGCTCCGATTTCGACGGCGGCTTTGGGGTAGAAAGCGTGCCCGCGGGCATTGACACCGTGGCCGATTTGCAAAAACTCGCGCCCTTGCTGGAAGCCCGCGGTTATACCAACGACGACATCGCCGCCATCTTCGCCCACAACTGGCTGCGCAAACTCAAAGCGATCTTGCCCTAA
- a CDS encoding deoxynucleoside kinase, which yields MSAASSPFYIAIEGVIGVGKTTLARLLQPRLEADELLLEVFEENPFLAKFYEDRARYAFQTQIFFLLSRYHQQNRAVPGSLESGKSLIADYTFEKDALFARINLEGDELAMYYRVHEALAEKIPRPDLVVYLRAEPEVLMQRIALRDRPYERNMDPAYITQLHAAYEDHFANHHRGEPVLTIDTTAMDFVRYPEHLEDIEHRIRRALQMPPYQSRLPI from the coding sequence ATGAGCGCCGCTTCTTCCCCCTTTTACATCGCCATCGAAGGCGTCATCGGCGTGGGAAAGACCACCCTCGCCCGCCTGCTGCAGCCCCGCCTGGAGGCCGACGAACTGCTGCTGGAAGTTTTTGAAGAAAACCCCTTCCTTGCCAAATTCTACGAAGACCGCGCCCGCTACGCCTTCCAGACGCAGATTTTCTTCCTGCTCAGCCGCTACCACCAGCAAAACCGCGCCGTGCCCGGCTCCCTGGAAAGCGGCAAGAGCCTGATTGCCGACTACACCTTCGAAAAAGACGCCCTCTTCGCCCGCATCAACCTGGAAGGCGACGAACTCGCGATGTATTATCGCGTCCACGAGGCGCTGGCGGAAAAGATCCCCCGCCCCGACCTGGTAGTGTATTTGCGCGCCGAGCCCGAAGTGCTCATGCAGCGCATCGCCCTGCGCGACCGCCCTTACGAGCGCAACATGGACCCGGCTTACATCACCCAACTGCACGCGGCTTACGAAGACCACTTCGCCAACCACCATCGCGGCGAGCCGGTGCTCACCATCGACACGACCGCGATGGATTTCGTGCGCTACCCCGAGCATTTGGAAGACATCGAGCACCGCATTCGGCGGGCGTTGCAAATGCCGCCGTATCAGAGCCGGTTGCCGATATAG
- a CDS encoding LysM peptidoglycan-binding domain-containing protein, with translation MNLNWKRALFYLALNVVVSACTAWGVLTLWGRSHLPPPPPTPAVAAATVHPLAAATPTLPRFVYTVRAGDTLGSIAARFGTDVETLLALNNMTADTPLAVGQALLIPGRAPTPTPVALSPGDLVISGVLGAGILDDERVILAYHGKHSLNLQGWQLDDGRGHTYIFPAVQLEQGGALQVWTKGGFQNTPVDLYWGLNKAIWTSGATVSLRTPQGKVAATYQVP, from the coding sequence ATGAACCTCAACTGGAAACGCGCCCTCTTTTACCTCGCCCTCAACGTGGTGGTCTCAGCCTGCACCGCGTGGGGCGTGCTGACGCTGTGGGGGCGTTCTCACCTGCCACCGCCCCCGCCCACGCCCGCGGTGGCCGCCGCCACCGTGCATCCCCTCGCTGCCGCCACGCCCACCCTGCCGCGCTTCGTCTACACCGTGCGCGCCGGCGATACTTTGGGCAGCATCGCTGCCCGCTTCGGCACAGATGTTGAAACCCTGCTTGCCCTCAACAACATGACCGCCGATACGCCCCTCGCGGTGGGGCAGGCACTCCTCATCCCCGGCCGCGCCCCCACCCCCACGCCGGTGGCGCTTTCCCCCGGCGACCTCGTCATCTCAGGCGTGCTGGGCGCAGGCATTTTAGACGACGAGCGGGTCATCCTTGCCTACCACGGCAAGCACAGCCTCAACCTGCAGGGCTGGCAACTGGACGACGGGCGCGGCCACACCTACATCTTTCCTGCCGTCCAGTTAGAACAGGGCGGCGCGCTGCAGGTGTGGACGAAAGGCGGCTTCCAGAACACGCCCGTCGACCTGTACTGGGGGCTCAACAAAGCCATCTGGACGAGCGGCGCGACGGTTTCCCTGCGCACGCCCCAGGGCAAAGTGGCAGCCACCTATCAGGTGCCCTGA